ACATCAGAAATAACTATTTACCCTAATCCTTCAAAAGATTATATTAATATCTCTGTAGAAAATGATGAAATAGAAAACGTTCAAATCTACAACCTGACCGGTAAATTAGTAAAACAAGAGAAATCAAACAAAATCAATATTAGCAATTTACCTGTAGGAATGTATATTATTAAGATTGAAGCTGATAGTGGAAATTGTATTAAGAAAGTTATTAAAGATTAAAGAATGATAAACTCATGTTTAAATAATCTTTAATTATTTAACCTGATGATTTTTATCTTTACAGCGAAAATTCACTCTATTTTATGAAAAGATTTCTAATATATATATCATTAACACTATTCTATACAATTGTATTATCTGCTCAATCAGATTATGGATTACGGCTTACAATTAATGACAGTATATTGGTTTTAGATAATAAAAAACAAGATGCGCTGAAAGTTAATGTAACCTTAGAATTCACCGATGATATTGATAATTTAGTTTTATATCATTTTAATGAAAATGTCATGCCATATTCTCCTTTTATGATTCTTTCCCCTGAAGACTATACACGCTTTAGTACATTAACTTTTTTCATTGAAGATAAAAATGGTAATTTGGTTATTCCTAATCCCCATGTATTATTTGGGCATATAGAGGAGATACCATGGGATGTATATTTTTCTGTTGATAAAAGTAATTTAAGAATTATTTCTAATTATATTGAAGATTATGCAGGGTGTGATTTTTTAAATTATAAAATAGGTAAGAATATAATGTATGATAAGAAACAGGATTTTATTTTATACCCAATTTTATATGGATGTGTACCTTTGCCATGTTATACTAGATTAGCCCGTGGTGAGTATTATTTGTATTTCTTTTATAATATCAATTGGTATTATGGCGATTCATTAAATAAAGAAGAAAGACAATGCGGGATAGACGTTACGGATAATGGAGCTCAATTTCTTGGAACCATTCAATCAAATAAAGTAAAATTAATAGTTAAATAAAAAAAATATAAATTATTGCAAATCCCTAAATATCCAAATTAATAAAACAAAATATTATTAAAAAGTTTTTACTAATTTTATTTACACCTCATATTGTGCCTATGTCTAAATCAACTGCATAGCAAATAAATATTTTTAAGTTAAAGGAAATCAAGAATCTATAGCCCGACAGGGAAATTAGTAAAACAAGGGAAATAAAATAAAACAAAATCAATATTAGCAATTTACCTGTAGGAATGTATATTATTAAGGTCGAAACTGATGCTGGGGATTGTATTAAGAAAATAATTAAGGATTAAAGTGGCGAATAAAATTTCAACATTTATAAATTTAATAATGAAATTTGGAATCCACAAAAATTATTCGGGATTAAGAGTAGGTAAATGTAACAAATTAATTTTTAAGATATTTATTATTGTAATTATTCATTGTAAATTATCAATTAAAAAAGCTATTTTTGCAAAAAACAAATGCCGAGAATATTGTATATAGAATCCGCAACGTCTGTATGTTCCGTTGTATTAGCCGAAGGAGAAAGCATTATCTCAGTTCGCGAGAGTCAAGCAAGTAACAGTCATTCCGAATTACTTACCGATTTCATTTATCAGATCCTGAAAGAAAATTCATTTAAAGTTGATGATTTAGATGCTGTTGCGGTTAGCAAAGGCCCGGGATCATACACAGGCCTACGCATTGGTGTTTCTGCCGCAAAAGGATTATGCTACTCTGCAAATATTCCTTTAATTGCTGTTGACACGCTTTGTTCTATGGCTTATGGCGCCGAAAATCCGCACATAAATACTAACTTCTACTGTCCGATGATTGATGCAAGACGAATGGAGGTTTACACCGCTTTATATGATTCTAATATAGATATTATTTCAAATATTGAAGCAAAAGTTATTGATGAAAATTCTTTTCAAGATATACTGAGAAATGATAAAATATTATTCTTCGGGGACGGAATGCCTAAATGTAAAAACTTTATTAAATCAGCTAATGCAATATTTGATGATAATTATGTCATTTCCGCAAAATCCTTAATTAAACCGGCGCTTAATAAATTTGAGGTTAAAGATTTTGAAGACATTGCATATTTTGAGCCGTTTTACTTAAAAGATTTCATAGCCGGAAAACCGTCGGTGAAAGCATTATATGAATAAGCCTCCAATGTTTTTAGTTTTCAATCTTAGGAATTTCATTTCCAACGAAGTGAAATTTTTTATGAAATTCAATATGTAATTTCGATACTAAGAAAATTATCTTTAAATAAGATTCTCATAATTAAAATTTATACATTCCAGAATTTAAGATTCAAAGATTGTTTTATAATTTTAATAGCTTTATTCCGTCTCCTTTTCAACTACCCCTACCTTTTGCATGAAACAAGAGTTGGTCTATAATTACAAAACAACTTGTAATAATTGTGTTTATCAAAATATGCAATAAAGTTGTAAAGAAATGTTTAAGAGTAAATACATCCAAAAAGAACAAAGTAGTATGATGTATAAATACAAATATTAGCATAAATATAATAAATGAACTTATTCCAAACCAATGTATTTCAGGAATAACTCCTTGTTTTATTTCTCTGACATTGTGAAAAAGCCTTATTAAGAACGGACGCACAGCACATGCTAATACACATGCAGCTGCATGTACACCTAAAACTCCTGAAAATAAATCTATTGTAATCCCTGTAACAAATCCTAATACCAATAAAAACCAATTCTTAATGTGAATTGGTAATAATATTAGGAATATTAAATAAATGTATGGATTATAATATCCGAACAATCTTATATTATTAAATATCAGAACTTGTAGAAGCATCAAGACAATAAATCGTATTATGTGCGGATATATTTTATTCATTTAAATTAATTAATAAAGAGTCTGTCTCCTGTTTAAACAAATTATCTATAACATAAACCAAATTAAGTTTTCTATAGTCTTCAATAAAAGAAACTTCAATATTATAGAAACCATTTCCATTATTGTAAGAATAATTACTAATGATTCCTATAGGTATATTATAGGGATATCTTTGTGTTCGTCCACTCGTAACAATAGTATCACCTATATTTATTCTGGCATGGAGAGGAATTCCGCTCATCTCCCCTATTCTGTAAT
Above is a window of Bacteroidales bacterium DNA encoding:
- a CDS encoding T9SS type A sorting domain-containing protein, encoding MSNLPVGMYIIKVETDAGDCIKKIIKD
- the tsaB gene encoding tRNA (adenosine(37)-N6)-threonylcarbamoyltransferase complex dimerization subunit type 1 TsaB, which encodes MPRILYIESATSVCSVVLAEGESIISVRESQASNSHSELLTDFIYQILKENSFKVDDLDAVAVSKGPGSYTGLRIGVSAAKGLCYSANIPLIAVDTLCSMAYGAENPHINTNFYCPMIDARRMEVYTALYDSNIDIISNIEAKVIDENSFQDILRNDKILFFGDGMPKCKNFIKSANAIFDDNYVISAKSLIKPALNKFEVKDFEDIAYFEPFYLKDFIAGKPSVKALYE
- the mreD gene encoding rod shape-determining protein MreD — translated: MNKIYPHIIRFIVLMLLQVLIFNNIRLFGYYNPYIYLIFLILLPIHIKNWFLLVLGFVTGITIDLFSGVLGVHAAACVLACAVRPFLIRLFHNVREIKQGVIPEIHWFGISSFIIFMLIFVFIHHTTLFFLDVFTLKHFFTTLLHILINTIITSCFVIIDQLLFHAKGRGS